Proteins encoded together in one Terriglobus saanensis SP1PR4 window:
- a CDS encoding MerR family transcriptional regulator codes for MATKRKSKGAYMISAVAEMYEIHPQTLRMYEREGLLRPSRSDGNTRLYTEEDLERLEFILNLARDLGVNIAGIAIVLQMRERMEEMNRQMQGFVDYVRSEMLPHIQRASASQSGLVPLRRPLVVPRVDVPIVMPTPRKTASKPKKP; via the coding sequence ATGGCGACGAAACGGAAATCGAAGGGTGCTTACATGATCTCGGCCGTGGCCGAGATGTATGAGATTCATCCGCAGACGCTTCGCATGTATGAGCGCGAAGGCCTTCTGCGTCCCTCGCGTTCGGATGGCAATACACGACTGTATACCGAAGAGGATCTTGAACGCCTGGAGTTCATCCTGAATCTCGCGCGGGATCTCGGTGTGAATATTGCCGGGATCGCCATCGTTCTCCAGATGCGGGAGCGGATGGAGGAGATGAACCGGCAGATGCAGGGATTCGTCGACTACGTCCGGTCGGAGATGCTGCCGCACATCCAGCGTGCCTCGGCTTCGCAGTCGGGGCTGGTGCCTCTGCGTCGGCCGCTCGTCGTGCCGAGGGTGGACGTCCCTATTGTGATGCCCACTCCGCGCAAGACGGCCTCCAAGCCGAAAAAGCCGTAG
- a CDS encoding SDR family NAD(P)-dependent oxidoreductase translates to MGLLKRTVQATGMAAGIAAGLGMTAVALVRSVRARSMRGKVVVITGGSRGLGLELARQFGRAGAHLVLAARDEEELQRARVILASEGAAHSASTIEIVVADVTLREDATRIIEAARQRFGRVDVLINNAGVIHVGPFVSQPEDAFEEAMATNFFGALYTVQAVVEEMRERGEGKIVNIASIGGKVAVPHLLPYVASKFALVGFSEGLHAELAADGIQVTTVCPGLIRSGSHVQAKFSGRRQEEYRWFAAGATTPLVSIAVRRAAAQIFRAVVAGAAEITLTPQAWLAARTVGIAPVGAQRLAGVVNRTMLPKPGAQAVTRGSNLRQPSLKLVKAWSEHLQTANNQTAE, encoded by the coding sequence ATGGGTCTTCTCAAACGCACGGTACAGGCAACAGGGATGGCGGCAGGAATTGCCGCAGGTTTAGGGATGACCGCAGTGGCGCTTGTTCGATCCGTACGCGCCCGTTCGATGCGCGGCAAAGTCGTCGTCATTACCGGCGGTTCCCGGGGCCTTGGCCTGGAACTGGCACGGCAGTTCGGCCGCGCCGGAGCCCATCTTGTCCTCGCAGCGCGCGATGAAGAAGAACTCCAGCGCGCCCGTGTCATCCTCGCCAGCGAAGGCGCCGCGCACAGCGCCTCCACCATTGAAATCGTCGTAGCCGACGTTACCCTGCGCGAAGACGCGACCCGCATCATCGAAGCCGCGCGGCAGCGCTTCGGACGCGTGGATGTCCTCATCAACAACGCCGGTGTGATCCACGTGGGCCCCTTCGTCAGCCAGCCGGAAGACGCGTTCGAAGAAGCCATGGCGACGAACTTCTTTGGCGCGCTTTACACCGTCCAGGCCGTCGTGGAAGAAATGCGCGAGCGCGGCGAAGGCAAGATCGTGAACATCGCCTCCATCGGCGGCAAGGTAGCCGTTCCGCACCTCCTGCCCTACGTCGCCTCCAAGTTCGCACTCGTCGGATTCAGCGAAGGCCTGCACGCCGAACTCGCCGCCGACGGAATTCAGGTGACTACCGTTTGCCCCGGCCTCATCCGCAGCGGATCGCATGTGCAAGCGAAGTTCTCCGGACGTCGTCAGGAAGAGTATCGCTGGTTCGCCGCTGGGGCGACCACCCCATTGGTTTCCATCGCAGTCCGTCGCGCCGCAGCCCAGATCTTTCGCGCCGTGGTCGCAGGGGCTGCGGAGATCACCCTGACGCCACAGGCGTGGCTCGCAGCACGAACCGTAGGCATCGCTCCCGTAGGAGCACAGCGTCTCGCAGGAGTCGTGAATCGAACCATGCTCCCGAAACCCGGAGCGCAGGCCGTCACACGTGGCAGCAATCTCCGTCAGCCCTCGCTCAAACTCGTAAAGGCCTGGAGCGAGCACCTGCAGACAGCCAATAATCAAACTGCAGAGTAG